The genomic region GTTAAGGgacttttaaaattttattttaagtgGCTCAATGCACATTTTTACAATCTGTTTTGCATTTCCTTGAGCGCCATTTTATGCAGCTCAGTGGCGGTTCATGTTATATTATTTTCCTGCCTTGGACTGTAGAGCTGGCACATGTTATCAGAGATACGGGTTCTCAGCTGATCCTGTGTTACTCTGAATTGAGTCTGCAGATCTTAAGTACTTCGACTCAATATTCTGCCACATAGCTGAATAAAAGGATTTTATCAAGTTGCCTTTTAATTTATGCATAAATGTGCTATGCTTTTCTGTTGCTCAAAAAAATTAGAGCGATTTAGACTGCCATCTGGTGACCGTTTTTGGTAATTTACTTGAAATGATTATGTGTTGTATCTCATATTGAGGTGAATCTCCTTATATCTTTGtcatctgtttttttttaagtgaCATACATATATTCTTTGAGTGACCTCGGGGAACTCAAGGGTGTCTGACAAGCAtcctttttaatcattttaataagacactaatgtttattttatacgGTGATCATATTTTCTTTATATAGACTCAATATCTAAATGTCCTCATATTTTATTCGAATGTGACATATTGTTCCTCCCCCTTGAAGATActttaaggataaaaaaaaaaaaaaaaaactggtatcTTTAGAAAAGACTATACTCAGGGTGGCAACCAGTTACAAGGTTTGCTATGGTTGTGGTACTGCATCTTATCTTTTCTGGGGAGACTACCTTAGAGGCGATCCAGGAGGATCTGAGCTGATCCTTCATCTGGGATGCCAGCATGAAGCAATCCAAGTCTCTTGGAGGTCCAgtaagtcttggaataaggggaagcaagtaATCCTTCCTCTGATACAAACTCAACATAAGGGGTCCGCCCCCGATCCAGGTTTGGACCAGTGGGGGGCAGGATTTctattttttcagcaggcttggctACACGATATTCCAAATTCTTGGGCTATGGACATGTATCTTATCAGTTTGGCCTCTACACAGTGTTACAGAACATTCAAGTCTTGTACTCGCAGGAGCAGATTTATCCCATCAAGGTCATCTGCAATCCAGGTAAAGCAATAGGCTAAAGGTCCTCTTCCCAGTGGATGATTGTACCTGTTCccgtagaggaacagggtcaaggattctattcaaatctatttgtggttcatCAAAAGTCCCATCTTATACCTGAAGTGTTTCAACAAGTTCCTCAggattccgtccttcaaaatggaaaccattctttcCATTCTGCCTTTGTTCCAAGAGGCTcaagttcatgacgaccataaacctgaaggacgcgtatcttcatgttcccatttacagggatcacCTGTTTGAGGTGGCGCCTTACCTAGGCGACATCTTGGTTCCGGCAtctttcatctagcaaaatctcagcTATGTCTTAATTCGCTTGTGTGGAAAGTgaatatggaaagaaaaaaaaaaaagaaaaaaaatttaggGACAatcagattccctgtccatgaagattttctgacagaggttagaaaGTTCAACCTTCTTGCTTCGTACcattctctccagtctgctattcgtccatcagtggctcaatgcatgggaGGTGATCGGTCTGAATGTTGCTTCCATTgaaatcattccttttgctcggttccatctgtgacctctgcaactatgcatgctgggTCAATGGAACGGACACCATTCAGATCCatcgcagaggatagatctggaccccctaacaagagactcgtGTTTttttcaggaccatctgtcttagggcacatgcttcctgagaccttactgggtgattgtgaccacgggctAAAGCCTGTTAGGctagggagcagtttggggctctttaaaagcttagggtctgtggactcaggagtcttCTCTTCCAGTAAACATCTTAgcgttgagagcaattttcaatgggacagcttggcctcaattaccTTTAGTCCGGTGGTTTACATACAAACATGGAGGAACTCAGGAGTTACCTCGCATTCTGCAGtgagcagaagctcacaattgcctcacatctgcaatccacattccaggggtggacatctgggaggcggattttctgagcagacagatttctcttctcagggagtgggctctccatccggaagtgttctgaatgataaccctcaagtggggggttccaaaGCTGATCTGATAATGTCTCGTCAAAAACATGAAGCTTCCAAAGTACGTTTCAAGGTCAAAAGATACTCAAGCCGCTGATAGAcgctttggcggttccttggatcttcattCTGGCTTACCTTTttcctgtttgctctccttccacaagtcattgctcgtatcaatcaggagagagcatttgtgattctaatagctcctgcacggccttgcaggatctggtgaagaggtcatctcttccaccttggaggttgcctctgaggaagaaccttctaattcagggtcctttcctccatccaaatctcgtttctctgaagctgactgcatggagattgaatgcttagttctaactaagcatgggttttcggaaTCATTCATTGATACcacgattcaggctcgcaagcctgttacacgtaagatttaccataaggtatggcgcaaatacctttattggtgtgaatcgaaggactactcttggagtagtgtCAGGATTCttataattttgtcttttctccaggaaggtctggagaaagggtcgtaagtcagttctctgaaaggtcagatgtcTGCATTATCCATTCTTtcacataagcgtctggcggtagagccagatgttcaatcattttgtcaggtcctggtcagaatcaggcctgtgtttaaatctgtcgctcctccttggagccttaacctagtccttaaagggacagtctaggccaaaataaactttcattattcagatagagcatgtaattttaaacaattttccaatttacttttatcaccaattttgctttgttctcttggtattcttagttgaaagcttaacctaggaggttcatatgctaatttcttagaccttgaagcccacctctttcagattgcattttaacagtttttcaccactagagggtgttagttcacgtatttcatatagataacactgcacgtgaagttatctgggagcaggcactgattggctagactgcaagtctgtcaaaagaactgaaaaaaggggaagtttgcagaggcttagatacaagataatcaaagaggttaaaagtatattataactgtgttggttatgcaaaactggggaatgggtaataaagggattatctatcttttaaaacaataaaaatgctggtgtagactgtccctttaagagttttgcagcaggctcagtttgagccattgcattctgtagatattaaagtTATCTTGGAGAGTTTTTTCCCttattgccatttcttctgctcacagagttccTGAACTCTCGGGCCTTGCAGTgagatttgccttaccttatttttcatgcggatatggcggtccttcgtactaaattggggtttctccccaaggtggttttggatagaaatattaatcaggaaatctttccttctctctgtcctaatccttctgaaaaggaacgtctgttgcataacttggatgttgttcaCACTCTATAATTCTACGTACAGGCTactaagaattttcgccagtctactgccttgttttttttttcggGGAAGcgaaagggtcagaaggccacttctacttctttcCCTTTGGTTAAGtaggattcgttttgcttatgagactgctgggcagcagcctcctgagaaaattacgtcTCATACTAGGGatgtctcttcttgggctttcaagaaagtttaggtctacctgtcttgttctcgcctgttcattccatgtcctcttgattgggtattggttcccactagtaattggaaaggcgttgtggactctccatgtcttaggaaagaaaacaaaaaggtgtatgtacctgaaaaatttctttctggACATTAAGTCCACGACCCCACACTTAAGACAGTAtattttgttaaacctcaggcacctcttcacctttgtgttatttctttCCATTTCTCTGGCTGAATAACTGGGGgttatgagtaagggaagtgacacttaacagctttgctgtggtgatctttgccgcctcctgctggctagtaattggaatgactttgtggcctcttcatgtccggaaagaaagaaatcaggtaagcatacattttgtttttactcctattaatttttctttgctctcgtCTAGACATTGTCTAAATGtcgccaccaatgagcaagcactacccaggttctgaaccaaaaatggcccgctcctaagcttacattcttgctttttcacataaagatactaaCGAAGaaaaatagtaaattaaaaaaaaatgttttaatttgcatgctttgattcatgaaagaataattttgactagaatatccctttaacgtcTGCAGAGGTTTCCAGCTATAGAGCAAATGGGCAGCAGTCACCAGGATTATGAGATTACCACTTCCCATTGGTGTCCTAAACACGTTGCAAGTATTTAAAGGGGTTAAACTTTGCAATATGTGCATTGGTGACTTGAGCGTACAGACTTGAATGAAGATTATATAGTgtttgcatatacacacacacacttaaaaccaaTGCAGCAACCACAGAACATTTGAAACTAGTTCCCACTACTTACACCTGCTAGACTTTGAGGATCCACCACGCTGACCACTTTTTGAGTTGAAGCCACTCTTTCCCCGCCGAGAAGTGTTGCCTGAAACTCGTTGACGTTTAGAGGGCACCACTGCTCTAGCAATAGCAGGGGGAGGAGGCACACGAGCTGCAGAATaactgcatataaaaaaaaaaaaaaaaaaaaaaaaaaaaaaaaggaaaaaaaaaataattgaggaATGGAAACCAAATGCATTAAAATGGTTGCAAAATGTGAAGGAAGGTTTatacgcaaaaaaaaaaataaaaaatcaccctaCCTGTCATAATATTCTCGCTGGAAATCATAGTCTAAATCGAAGGATGATCTAAAAAGGGAAAGGGAaaagtatttaagaaaaaaaacccacacaaatatATTGTAACTTTACCATCTTCACCAACTGCCAGTTTATTTTATGTGTACTGTGGGTGAGAAGCACTTTTCAGGCAGCTTattttaaaaagcccccccccattcTATTTTAGTCCTGTGAGTGCCTTTTCTAGTTACTATAATAATTTAAGGATATTTGAACTAGACTGCAAGTGAACTAATCAGAAGAATCTGCTCGAGAGCTTTGTGTGAAACCCTGGATCAGTTGTAAATTtccctaattaaaaataaaaaattctttatagaaaaaaattaaacataggGGTTAGCGCTGTCTTGTAAAGTTAGTCAGAGCGGAGGACCACTGCCTAAGAATTTGATAACCCCTGACCTAAGACTACATTGGTATGCTTTTCAGTGAAGGGTACCAAGTGAACAATACTAAATTGAAGTTTTAAACTTTTCTCCCTTTAAAAACTGTATTGCCAAGCTAGTGTAACTTAGATTACGGAAGAGGtggtggttgggggggggggggggggggagcatggAAAGGAGATAACTTTTTTTTAGACTTCCACATAAACACATGTTATTTAGAAACACATTAAATGCAGATAAATTAGCATTTACCCGTACATATCTGTTGCTGATCGCTTAACGCCGGCTCCTTTCGCTCTGTTTACTTTGGGTTCAGCAGCCAAATTTATATCTAGACAGAAGCAAACATAGGAATTACAACTAATAACCTTTAACACATTTCTAATTCACTTATATAACTGGGGATATCTGGAAGCAACCATGCgtaaaaatacaacaacatttttatttGGTGCGCTAAGGATTTCTGGAAGTTTCAGTATAGACAGTCTTCTTTTAGACTGTCTAGACAGCAATATACGGTTAAAGCTATAATAAACCTGTTTATCAAGGACCATGGGAATAACCTTATGCAGCTTCACGCAGATTGAGCTGTAAATAAGGTCTATGCTCCAAATCACTTACCCAGAACCTGTCCAGCAATCAtacggccatcttctcctgccacaGCAGTGCGAGCATTACGCTCATTGACATATTGCACAAAAGCAAAACCTTTGTGCACAGAACAGCCAACAATCTTGCCATATTTGGAGAAAATTGCTTCAACATCAGTCTTCTTTACCACTAGTGTATTTAGGTTCCCAATGAACACACGCGAGTTTAGCGAGCGAGGGTCTGTCTTGTTAGTGACATTGCTCGCCATAGCGTTACGCCCTAAGGAAGCAATGGTGAAGCCTAAAGAAGACATACAATGAAAGGATATAAGACAGTTGAACAAGACATCTGAGTGGGCCAGTTCAAAAAGTGGAATTTAAAGAACATGTAACTCAATTTCTATCATGCATACGGAAGATCCTTTTTAAACATTAGTCCTTTTGCATATAACCATTATGCTAAAAGGACATCTAACTCAAAATGTATGCAaagtatatatctgtaattaagcactacactgcaaaagatctgcatacaaaagaaaggttttaaaatcatttaaaactcattttgttagcaaaatttgcattgttttgcagttcagggacATACCCCTTTAAAAGCCTCAAGTATTGTTTATCTTTTGCTACAGCCAATTAGAggaataaattatataaatgaaGCAATCCCTGGGTAGCGTCTTGCAGGACCATCCTTCGTGAAGTTTGAACAATTCACAAAGTTAATAGCTTGATTTTTTTGTAAAACTATGCATAATCATTTATGTAGAATTCAATTTAGAGTTCTGTCCCCTTAAAGCTGTTcaaactatttaaaacaaaaacaagaagtGCATGTTTGCAGTCAACTCGTCTCAGATTGCTCACTGGCTTATAAAAACAACCCCCAAAGCTCTATTTGTAGACCGCTGCACGCCCAACATCCATAACTTACCAAATaaggtaattacattttttttatatataatgtttaaacaaaatatcagaatcAATTTTACTCGCAGACAGCAATATCTCCCTCCACAATTTAACATTAAAGTGgtggtaaatccaagtgtataacaaatgctaggatttaccatcactaaaagtcAAATGGAGTTTAAGTGatgacatgttaaaaaaaaaaaaagtgctaaactcaccctttctgtgccgttgcacagctgcacttagtgctatggcgcggtcgggccgggctgtgactatacagctggcccgatgcgctgaataaatataacagacccgctcagcagagtacagagagcgggtctgtaaaactgctttttttttttttttaaatgaatagggtacattatgttttatgtttggctattataatgttatataattctgcactatgtgcagaattatataacattatttttaacgtttactgacactttaaataatttGTTAGACAAGTTAAGTTAAAAgtggattgaccattggaacaaattaaTGGGACCTTTCAGTCACGAAGgagaaaatacttcatgctgaaagctcctttatttcaaGCCTTCCCAAAACAGAGGTGTTCAGGAAGCCCACAGCAGAACGCCGTTTTGCTtaaaaggtgacgttttcaccttttagccTATAGCGGTGTGGGAAATCCAGatttcccgcatg from Bombina bombina isolate aBomBom1 chromosome 2, aBomBom1.pri, whole genome shotgun sequence harbors:
- the HNRNPC gene encoding heterogeneous nuclear ribonucleoproteins C1/C2 isoform X1, giving the protein MLTSVYVGIGICQFNFPSSSPLPYPIPYSSPFQTFTPSLAAKNGAGTIGHRIPLAHGFTIASLGRNAMASNVTNKTDPRSLNSRVFIGNLNTLVVKKTDVEAIFSKYGKIVGCSVHKGFAFVQYVNERNARTAVAGEDGRMIAGQVLDINLAAEPKVNRAKGAGVKRSATDMYGSSFDLDYDFQREYYDSYSAARVPPPPAIARAVVPSKRQRVSGNTSRRGKSGFNSKSGQRGGSSKSSRLKGDDLQSVKKELSQIKQRVDSLLESLERIEREQSKQESKVDDEQSSSSAKKEETSVKMISEEADDSVEEGDLLDDDEHGEDTLEEIKDGDKETEEGEDEGDSANEEDS
- the HNRNPC gene encoding heterogeneous nuclear ribonucleoproteins C1/C2 isoform X3, which produces MASNVTNKTDPRSLNSRVFIGNLNTLVVKKTDVEAIFSKYGKIVGCSVHKGFAFVQYVNERNARTAVAGEDGRMIAGQVLDINLAAEPKVNRAKGAGVKRSATDMYGSSFDLDYDFQREYYDSYSAARVPPPPAIARAVVPSKRQRVSGNTSRRGKSGFNSKSGQRGGSSKSSRLKGDDLQSVKKELSQIKQRVDSLLESLERIEREQSKQESKVDDEQSSSSAKKEETSVKMISEEADDSVEEGDLLDDDEHGEDTLEEIKDGDKETEEGEDEGDSANEEDS
- the HNRNPC gene encoding heterogeneous nuclear ribonucleoproteins C1/C2 isoform X2; translated protein: MLTSVYVGIGICQFNFPSSSPLPYPIPYSSPFQTFTPSLAAKNGAGTIGHRIPLAHGFTIASLGRNAMASNVTNKTDPRSLNSRVFIGNLNTLVVKKTDVEAIFSKYGKIVGCSVHKGFAFVQYVNERNARTAVAGEDGRMIAGQVLDINLAAEPKVNRAKGAGVKRSATDISSFDLDYDFQREYYDSYSAARVPPPPAIARAVVPSKRQRVSGNTSRRGKSGFNSKSGQRGGSSKSSRLKGDDLQSVKKELSQIKQRVDSLLESLERIEREQSKQESKVDDEQSSSSAKKEETSVKMISEEADDSVEEGDLLDDDEHGEDTLEEIKDGDKETEEGEDEGDSANEEDS